The following proteins come from a genomic window of Corynebacterium crudilactis:
- the hflX gene encoding GTPase HflX, producing MDEKKNISHDELLAQAFRGHKNTTPESLGETSGFDLSGFIRSEEPSTGDLDLEARDAQRRKQTEIHAEEVADGFEVEYRKLRLERVILVGVWTEGTTAEIDANMAELSALADTAGAEVIDALYQKRDKPDPGTYIGSGKVQELKEVIEATGADTVVCDGELSPSQLVALERELNIKVIDRTMLILDIFAQHAKSREGKAQVALAQMEYLISRVRGWGGNLSRQAGGRAGSNGGVGLRGPGETKIEADRRRLRADMARLRRELSGLDTSRSIKRAQRAGSMVPQIAIAGYTNAGKSSLINAMTGAGVLVENALFATLDPTTRKAELADGRHVVFTDTVGFVRHLPTSLVEAFKSTLEEVVEADLMLHVVDGSDPFPLKQIEAVNTVISDIVRSTGAVPPPEIIVVNKIDQADPLTLAEMRHAVDDVVFVSALTGEGIKELEARIELFLNSKDAHLLLKIPFTRGDIVSRLHQYGTVLSEEYGEDGTLIDVRIPQQLGQELQQYAVEPPAV from the coding sequence ATGGATGAAAAGAAAAACATAAGTCATGATGAACTTCTCGCTCAGGCCTTCCGTGGTCATAAAAACACCACGCCTGAAAGCCTTGGGGAGACTTCAGGTTTTGATCTCAGTGGTTTTATCCGATCGGAAGAACCATCGACTGGTGATTTAGACCTTGAAGCTCGTGATGCGCAGCGTCGTAAACAAACTGAAATCCATGCTGAAGAAGTAGCAGATGGATTTGAGGTTGAGTACCGAAAGCTGCGTCTCGAGCGCGTTATTTTGGTCGGTGTCTGGACCGAAGGTACTACTGCGGAAATCGATGCAAACATGGCAGAGCTTTCTGCCTTGGCTGATACTGCCGGTGCTGAGGTTATTGATGCGCTGTACCAAAAACGCGATAAGCCAGATCCCGGCACCTATATTGGTTCCGGCAAAGTCCAAGAATTAAAAGAAGTTATTGAAGCAACTGGCGCAGACACCGTTGTCTGCGACGGTGAACTTAGCCCTTCCCAGCTTGTGGCCTTGGAACGCGAACTCAACATCAAGGTTATTGACCGCACCATGTTGATTCTGGATATCTTTGCCCAACACGCAAAATCCCGAGAAGGTAAAGCTCAGGTTGCGTTAGCTCAAATGGAATACCTGATCTCTAGGGTGCGTGGTTGGGGTGGCAACCTCTCCCGTCAGGCTGGTGGTCGTGCGGGGTCCAACGGTGGCGTGGGTCTGCGTGGTCCAGGTGAAACCAAAATTGAGGCAGACCGCCGTCGCCTTCGTGCCGATATGGCCCGCCTGCGCAGAGAACTATCGGGGCTGGATACGTCGAGAAGCATTAAAAGAGCGCAACGCGCTGGCTCGATGGTGCCGCAGATCGCGATCGCCGGTTATACAAACGCCGGCAAGTCCTCCTTGATTAATGCGATGACCGGCGCTGGCGTGCTGGTGGAAAACGCACTGTTTGCCACCCTTGATCCAACGACGAGAAAAGCAGAGCTTGCTGATGGCCGCCACGTTGTCTTCACCGACACCGTTGGATTCGTGCGTCACCTACCGACCTCATTGGTTGAGGCGTTCAAATCTACGCTGGAAGAAGTAGTTGAAGCTGATCTGATGCTGCACGTGGTGGATGGCTCTGATCCATTTCCACTGAAGCAAATCGAAGCAGTCAACACCGTGATTAGTGATATTGTACGCTCCACTGGTGCGGTACCTCCACCGGAGATCATTGTGGTCAATAAAATTGATCAAGCTGATCCGCTCACGCTTGCAGAAATGCGACATGCTGTTGATGATGTGGTGTTTGTCTCCGCGCTGACTGGGGAAGGAATCAAAGAACTAGAGGCTCGCATTGAGCTGTTCTTGAATTCTAAAGACGCACACCTATTGCTGAAAATTCCATTTACACGTGGTGATATCGTCTCCAGGCTTCACCAATACGGCACAGTATTGAGTGAAGAATATGGGGAAGATGGAACACTCATAGATGTGCGAATTCCTCAGCAATTGGGCCAAGAGCTGCAGCAATATGCGGTAGAGCCACCTGCTGTGTAG
- the dapF gene encoding diaminopimelate epimerase has protein sequence MNLTIPFAKGHATENDFIIIPDVDASINLTPDTVVALCDRRAGIGADGILRVVKAAAIEDSTVDPALWFMDYRNADGSLAEMCGNGVRLFAHWLYSRRLVDSASFDIGTRAGVRHVEVLEANATAARVRVDMGLPEVTGLSTCDMNGQVFAGLGVDMGNPHLACVVPGLSSADLAALELNAPSFDQEFFPQGVNVEIVTELSADTVSMRVWERGVGETRSCGTGTVAAACAALADAGKGTGTVWVQVPGGEVEVELSENGSTLTGPSAIIALGELTI, from the coding sequence GTGAATTTGACGATTCCTTTTGCCAAAGGCCATGCCACCGAAAATGACTTCATCATCATTCCCGATGTGGACGCATCCATAAACCTGACTCCAGATACTGTTGTTGCGCTGTGCGATCGACGAGCCGGCATTGGCGCGGATGGCATTCTCCGCGTTGTTAAAGCTGCAGCTATTGAAGACAGCACGGTAGATCCAGCACTATGGTTTATGGATTACCGCAATGCCGATGGATCCTTGGCAGAAATGTGCGGCAACGGTGTACGGCTTTTCGCCCACTGGCTCTATTCCCGCAGACTGGTCGATTCCGCCAGCTTTGATATTGGCACGCGCGCCGGGGTGCGTCACGTAGAAGTCCTCGAAGCAAATGCAACTGCTGCGCGTGTCCGCGTGGATATGGGGCTTCCAGAAGTCACCGGCTTGTCTACGTGCGATATGAATGGACAAGTATTTGCAGGCCTTGGTGTGGATATGGGCAACCCTCATCTGGCGTGTGTGGTGCCTGGGCTAAGCAGTGCAGATTTAGCTGCTTTAGAGCTAAACGCACCCAGCTTTGATCAAGAGTTTTTCCCACAGGGCGTCAACGTAGAGATCGTCACAGAGTTATCTGCTGACACTGTATCCATGCGAGTGTGGGAACGCGGTGTGGGCGAGACTCGGTCGTGCGGCACTGGCACTGTGGCTGCCGCGTGTGCTGCCTTAGCAGATGCTGGAAAAGGTACCGGAACCGTTTGGGTACAAGTTCCTGGTGGGGAAGTAGAAGTTGAACTTAGCGAAAATGGCTCCACGCTTACTGGCCCGAGTGCAATTATTGCGCTCGGTGAACTAACCATCTAA
- the miaA gene encoding tRNA (adenosine(37)-N6)-dimethylallyltransferase MiaA, translating into MVTPIAVVGPTASGKSALGIALAHKLDGEVVNVDSMQLYTGMDIGTAKLTMEEREGVVHHQLDVWDLTETASVARYQADAVADVEDIMRRGKTPILVGGSMLYVQSLVDDWQFPPTDPTVRARFEQRLAAIGIEALHAELALRDPAAAAIIEDNDPRRTVRALEVIELTGQPFQASQPPKDAPPRWGTRILGLRTTPEWLNPRIELRTALMFERGFVAEVEELVAHHGLIADSTAGRAIGYAQVLAAMAGELTWEEAQERTVTGTRRYVRRQRSWFNRDHRVQWLDASGDTTAQALEILGLE; encoded by the coding sequence GTGGTAACACCGATCGCGGTGGTTGGTCCAACCGCATCCGGAAAATCAGCATTGGGCATTGCTCTAGCCCACAAGCTTGACGGTGAGGTTGTCAACGTAGATTCCATGCAACTATATACCGGCATGGATATTGGCACTGCAAAGCTGACCATGGAAGAACGCGAAGGCGTGGTACACCATCAATTAGATGTCTGGGACCTCACAGAGACCGCGTCAGTGGCCCGGTATCAAGCAGATGCAGTAGCTGATGTGGAAGATATTATGCGACGTGGCAAGACGCCTATTTTGGTGGGCGGATCCATGTTGTATGTGCAGTCTTTGGTGGATGATTGGCAATTCCCGCCCACAGATCCCACCGTTCGTGCACGTTTTGAACAGCGCTTGGCAGCGATCGGTATCGAAGCACTCCACGCGGAACTAGCGCTCCGAGATCCAGCAGCCGCAGCCATTATTGAAGACAATGATCCTCGTCGTACCGTGCGTGCCTTGGAAGTCATCGAATTAACTGGACAGCCATTCCAAGCAAGCCAGCCCCCTAAAGATGCCCCACCTCGTTGGGGGACACGCATTTTAGGATTGCGAACTACTCCTGAGTGGCTTAACCCGCGTATTGAATTGCGTACCGCATTAATGTTTGAACGTGGTTTTGTTGCCGAAGTTGAAGAACTCGTGGCACACCATGGTCTTATCGCAGACTCCACAGCAGGCCGTGCCATTGGCTATGCCCAAGTACTTGCCGCCATGGCAGGAGAGTTGACCTGGGAGGAAGCTCAAGAACGCACTGTCACCGGAACACGCCGTTATGTGCGCCGCCAACGCAGCTGGTTCAACAGAGACCACAGAGTGCAGTGGTTGGATGCTTCCGGAGACACCACCGCGCAAGCTCTGGAGATTTTGGGTCTAGAATAG
- a CDS encoding DUF349 domain-containing protein, with amino-acid sequence MTENQTPSSTPAPKPGPRPGPRPGPRPGAQVASKKAAATTPAPMIITKTLNDPAKYGRVEADGSAYVTTSAGERLIGSWQAGTPEEGLAHYGSRFDDLATEVELMEQRLVSHPDDAISIRTKAEELKATLPTIAAIGDLDGVETRLSKIINNSEEANERAKEQKAKNRERAIVRKEELAVEAEALAEESSDWKVAGDRIRAILDEWKSIHGIDRKTDDDLWKRYSRARDSFNRRRGAHFAELDRTRASARKIKEEIVERANALKESTEWNDTARAFRDLMSEWKASGRAPREIDDKLWSAFKGAQDYFFDKRNAVAKERDQEFEANAAAKQELLDAYDSQINPEQGLEGARTKLRELQEKWEEIGFVPRGAVRDFEEKIAVLEKRVSAAEESQWRRTDPEAQARAAQFSAKVAEFNAQADAAEAKGNSKKAEKLRAQAAQWEEWSRAAHEAVDQL; translated from the coding sequence TTGACTGAGAACCAGACCCCTAGCTCTACCCCTGCACCGAAGCCGGGCCCACGCCCGGGACCAAGGCCAGGACCCCGACCTGGGGCTCAGGTTGCTTCCAAGAAAGCTGCAGCGACCACACCTGCACCGATGATCATTACGAAGACCCTTAATGATCCAGCTAAATATGGTCGCGTGGAGGCAGACGGTTCTGCTTATGTCACCACTTCTGCAGGAGAACGCCTCATCGGCTCCTGGCAGGCCGGCACTCCTGAAGAAGGATTAGCCCACTACGGTTCCCGCTTTGACGATCTGGCCACTGAGGTCGAGCTCATGGAGCAGCGCCTTGTCTCCCACCCTGATGATGCAATCTCCATTCGCACAAAGGCTGAGGAGCTTAAAGCAACCCTGCCAACCATCGCGGCCATTGGTGATCTCGACGGCGTAGAAACCCGCCTGTCCAAGATCATCAATAACTCTGAGGAAGCCAATGAGCGCGCCAAGGAGCAAAAGGCTAAAAACCGCGAGCGCGCCATCGTCCGCAAGGAAGAACTCGCTGTAGAGGCTGAAGCTCTTGCTGAGGAATCCTCCGATTGGAAGGTTGCCGGCGACCGCATCCGCGCCATCTTGGATGAGTGGAAATCCATCCACGGCATCGACCGCAAGACCGATGACGATCTGTGGAAGCGTTACTCCCGTGCACGCGACTCCTTCAACCGCCGCCGTGGCGCACACTTCGCAGAGCTAGATCGCACCCGCGCATCCGCACGCAAGATCAAGGAAGAGATCGTCGAGCGCGCAAACGCATTGAAGGAATCCACCGAATGGAACGACACCGCTCGTGCCTTCCGTGACCTGATGAGCGAATGGAAAGCCTCTGGCCGTGCACCACGCGAAATCGACGACAAACTATGGTCCGCATTCAAGGGCGCCCAGGATTACTTCTTTGACAAGCGCAATGCCGTAGCCAAGGAACGCGATCAGGAATTTGAAGCCAACGCTGCTGCAAAACAAGAACTTCTCGATGCTTATGACTCCCAGATCAACCCTGAGCAGGGCCTTGAAGGCGCACGCACTAAGCTGCGTGAACTGCAGGAAAAGTGGGAAGAAATCGGCTTCGTTCCTCGTGGCGCTGTCCGTGACTTCGAGGAAAAGATCGCTGTTCTAGAAAAGCGCGTTTCCGCTGCAGAAGAATCCCAGTGGCGTCGCACCGACCCAGAAGCTCAGGCTCGTGCAGCTCAGTTCTCCGCCAAGGTTGCTGAGTTCAACGCACAGGCAGATGCTGCTGAGGCCAAGGGTAACTCCAAGAAGGCTGAAAAGCTGCGCGCTCAGGCTGCACAGTGGGAAGAATGGTCCCGCGCCGCACACGAGGCAGTTGACCAGCTCTAA
- a CDS encoding GNAT family N-acetyltransferase, translating to MKFSKLADQVWGQEPDDQVRSFVFMSNLDAQETAGTMDVSVSVERIHADLVGNTELSSELYFVPDEWDEALGWVKLNYPLIDDTASASLDIVLDANYQPLPGQSFEPEALTLIDALLQHGEQAAAAQPWQRTTFHTAHMHPADASEECEYCAVLRQRGYIQAHEEIQQTIPLAVLAMKEWSAGDFTVVEVEGTDFPTALVPGIVELQHRAALDIPHGQLSVAPAEWDEHRLSQQSERILKTGTQLFTVLFVHDEQVAALSSIAIPPGSNPDVAEQGLTIVHPSYRGRGLGTSVKLAGLSLLAKNHPEIQRVATSNAVDNQAMLAINRAVGATEISRTTLWEKKECSQR from the coding sequence ATGAAGTTTTCCAAATTAGCGGACCAGGTCTGGGGCCAAGAACCCGATGATCAGGTCCGCTCCTTTGTGTTCATGTCCAATCTTGATGCACAAGAAACTGCCGGGACCATGGATGTCTCTGTATCAGTGGAACGGATCCACGCCGATCTGGTGGGCAATACCGAACTATCCTCTGAGCTTTATTTCGTACCCGATGAATGGGACGAAGCTTTAGGCTGGGTCAAGCTCAATTATCCCCTAATCGATGACACTGCATCTGCAAGCCTCGATATCGTCCTCGACGCCAACTACCAGCCCCTACCGGGCCAATCCTTTGAGCCCGAGGCCTTAACGCTTATCGACGCCCTCCTCCAGCACGGCGAACAGGCCGCAGCAGCACAACCTTGGCAACGCACCACGTTCCACACGGCCCATATGCACCCTGCTGATGCTAGTGAAGAGTGCGAATACTGCGCAGTGCTGCGTCAACGTGGTTATATCCAAGCCCACGAGGAAATCCAGCAAACCATCCCGCTGGCTGTGCTCGCGATGAAAGAATGGTCGGCGGGAGACTTTACTGTGGTTGAAGTTGAAGGCACTGACTTCCCCACCGCGTTGGTGCCTGGCATCGTGGAACTCCAACACCGAGCAGCACTTGATATCCCCCATGGACAGTTGAGTGTTGCGCCTGCAGAATGGGATGAACACCGTTTGTCGCAGCAGTCCGAGAGAATTCTTAAAACAGGAACTCAGCTCTTCACCGTATTATTTGTGCACGATGAACAGGTCGCTGCGCTGTCCTCCATCGCGATTCCCCCAGGGTCCAACCCAGATGTCGCAGAACAAGGACTAACCATTGTTCATCCCTCATACCGTGGCCGTGGTCTTGGCACCTCGGTGAAATTGGCGGGATTATCATTGCTGGCCAAAAATCACCCAGAAATCCAACGCGTAGCCACCTCAAATGCAGTAGACAACCAGGCAATGCTTGCTATCAACCGCGCGGTGGGAGCAACAGAAATCTCCCGAACTACCCTATGGGAAAAGAAGGAGTGTTCTCAGCGCTAA
- the miaB gene encoding tRNA (N6-isopentenyl adenosine(37)-C2)-methylthiotransferase MiaB, whose product MTQQMNHVQLNEHSDQASLAESGEGTARTYEVKTFGCQMNVHDSERLSGLLEEAGYVAAAKDSTPDLVVFNTCAVRENADMRLYGTLGNLLSVKEKNPGMQIAVGGCLAQKDKDTVVKKAPWVDVVFGTHNIGSLPTLLQRAEHNSRAQVEIVDSLEQFPSVLPAKRESAYAGWVSVSVGCNNTCTFCIVPSLRGKEQDRRPGDILAEVQALVDQGVTEVTLLGQNVNAYGVNFVDPELERDRSAFSKLLRACGNIEGLERVRFTSPHPAEFTSDVIDAMAETPNICPQLHMPLQSGSDKVLKEMRRSYRSKKFLAILDEVRAKIPHASITTDIIVGFPGETEEDFQATLDVVKKARFTSAYTFQYSPRPGTPAAEYDNQLPKEVVQERYERLMVVQEQVCEEENQKLIGTTVELLVQAGGGRKNDTTKRMSGRARDGRLVHFAPEGEIDGEIRPGDFVTVTVTEAKPFFLIADAGVETHRRTKAGDNSAIGQVPTTAPIGVGLGLPQIGAPKVAPATESACCSTN is encoded by the coding sequence GTGACGCAGCAAATGAACCACGTACAGTTAAATGAACATTCCGATCAAGCTTCCCTCGCTGAATCTGGGGAGGGAACTGCTCGCACCTACGAGGTAAAAACATTTGGCTGCCAGATGAATGTGCATGACTCGGAGAGGCTTTCCGGTCTGCTTGAAGAAGCGGGCTATGTTGCGGCAGCAAAGGATTCCACTCCGGACCTAGTCGTGTTTAACACATGCGCTGTGCGTGAAAATGCAGATATGCGCCTTTATGGTACCTTGGGCAATTTGCTCAGTGTGAAAGAAAAGAACCCTGGCATGCAGATTGCTGTCGGAGGTTGCTTGGCTCAAAAAGATAAAGACACCGTGGTGAAAAAAGCTCCATGGGTCGATGTTGTTTTCGGCACCCACAACATTGGCTCCCTGCCCACGTTACTTCAGCGTGCAGAGCATAACTCCCGCGCACAGGTCGAGATTGTTGATTCTCTAGAACAGTTCCCTTCTGTACTTCCTGCAAAGCGCGAGTCTGCTTACGCTGGTTGGGTATCAGTATCTGTTGGCTGTAACAACACCTGTACTTTCTGTATCGTTCCGTCTCTGCGCGGCAAGGAACAGGATCGTCGTCCGGGCGATATTCTCGCCGAAGTGCAAGCATTGGTGGATCAGGGGGTTACTGAAGTAACTCTGCTGGGACAAAATGTCAATGCTTATGGCGTGAACTTTGTTGATCCAGAATTAGAACGTGATCGCAGCGCATTCTCTAAGCTGCTTCGGGCATGCGGAAATATTGAAGGCCTGGAACGAGTCCGTTTCACCAGCCCGCACCCAGCGGAATTTACTTCTGATGTGATCGATGCGATGGCGGAAACACCAAATATTTGCCCTCAGCTGCATATGCCTTTGCAGTCTGGCTCTGACAAGGTGCTCAAAGAGATGCGCCGTTCTTACCGCTCCAAAAAGTTCTTGGCGATTTTGGATGAGGTTCGCGCAAAGATTCCTCATGCTTCTATTACCACTGACATTATTGTTGGTTTCCCGGGTGAGACTGAGGAAGATTTCCAAGCAACTCTTGATGTTGTCAAGAAAGCACGCTTTACTTCTGCTTATACTTTCCAGTACAGCCCACGCCCTGGAACCCCTGCAGCAGAATACGATAATCAGCTTCCTAAAGAAGTTGTGCAAGAGCGCTATGAGCGCCTCATGGTCGTGCAGGAACAGGTCTGCGAAGAAGAAAACCAGAAGCTGATCGGCACAACCGTGGAATTATTGGTGCAAGCAGGTGGCGGTCGCAAGAATGACACCACCAAGCGCATGAGTGGTCGTGCCCGTGATGGTCGCCTCGTGCACTTTGCCCCTGAGGGCGAAATTGATGGTGAGATCCGCCCAGGCGATTTTGTCACCGTCACTGTCACTGAGGCGAAGCCATTCTTCCTTATCGCAGACGCAGGTGTGGAAACCCACCGTCGTACAAAGGCTGGCGATAACTCTGCAATCGGCCAAGTTCCTACCACTGCACCAATTGGTGTTGGCTTGGGCTTGCCACAGATTGGTGCTCCAAAGGTGGCTCCTGCCACAGAATCTGCGTGCTGCTCCACGAACTAA
- the gluA gene encoding glutamate ABC transporter ATP-binding protein GluA, giving the protein MIKMTGVQKFFGDFHALTDIDLEIPKGQVVVVLGPSGSGKSTLCRTINRLETIEEGTIEIDGKVLPEEGKGLAHLRADVGMVFQSFNLFPHLTIKDNVTLAPIKVRKMKKSEAEKLAMTLLERVGIANQADKYPAQLSGGQQQRVAIARALAMNPKIMLFDEPTSALDPEMVNEVLDVMASLAKEGMTMVCVTHEMGFARKAADRVLFMADGLIVEDTVPDSFFTNPQSDRAKDFLGKILAH; this is encoded by the coding sequence ATGATTAAGATGACGGGAGTGCAAAAATTCTTCGGCGACTTTCATGCCCTCACGGATATTGATTTAGAGATCCCTAAAGGCCAAGTCGTTGTCGTCCTTGGGCCATCAGGATCCGGCAAATCAACCCTGTGCCGCACAATCAACCGTCTCGAGACAATCGAGGAAGGCACCATCGAAATTGATGGAAAAGTGCTCCCCGAAGAAGGTAAGGGACTAGCCCATCTCCGCGCAGATGTCGGAATGGTATTCCAGTCCTTCAACCTCTTCCCTCACCTCACCATCAAAGATAACGTCACTCTCGCACCAATCAAGGTTCGAAAGATGAAGAAGTCTGAAGCTGAGAAGCTCGCCATGACTTTGTTGGAACGCGTCGGCATCGCAAACCAAGCTGATAAGTATCCAGCACAGCTTTCCGGCGGACAGCAACAGCGCGTAGCCATCGCGCGTGCGCTTGCGATGAACCCAAAGATCATGCTTTTCGACGAGCCAACCTCCGCACTCGACCCTGAAATGGTCAATGAAGTACTGGATGTCATGGCAAGTCTTGCCAAGGAAGGCATGACCATGGTGTGTGTAACCCACGAAATGGGGTTCGCACGCAAAGCAGCCGATCGCGTGTTATTTATGGCGGACGGTCTCATTGTGGAGGACACAGTGCCTGATTCTTTCTTCACAAATCCTCAATCTGATCGTGCGAAAGACTTCCTCGGCAAGATTCTTGCCCACTAA
- the gluB gene encoding glutamate ABC transporter substrate-binding protein GluB — MSAKRTFTRIGAILGATALAGVTLTACSSSGGSDGFLSAIENGSVNIGTKYDQPGLGLRNPDNTMSGLDVDVAEYVVNSIADDNGWEHPTLEWRESPSAQRETLIQNGEVDMIAATYSINPGRSESVNFGGPYLITHQALLIRQDDERIETLEDLDNGLILCSVSGSTPAQKVKDVLPGVQLQEYDTYSSCVEALSQGNVDAMTTDATILFGYSQQYEGDFRVVEMEKDGEAFTNEYYGIGLKKDDKEGTDAINAALERMYADGTFQRLLTENLGEDSVVVEEGTPGDLSFLDAS; from the coding sequence ATGTCTGCAAAGCGTACATTCACTCGCATCGGCGCAATCCTCGGCGCAACCGCCCTCGCAGGTGTCACCCTCACTGCTTGTAGCAGTTCAGGCGGCAGCGACGGCTTCCTCTCAGCTATCGAAAATGGCTCTGTCAACATCGGTACCAAATACGATCAGCCTGGTCTCGGCCTTCGTAATCCTGACAACACCATGAGCGGCCTCGACGTCGACGTGGCAGAATATGTGGTCAACTCAATCGCAGATGACAACGGCTGGGAGCACCCTACACTCGAATGGCGTGAATCCCCTTCTGCACAGCGTGAAACTCTCATCCAAAACGGTGAAGTAGATATGATCGCAGCAACCTATTCCATCAACCCAGGTCGCTCCGAATCTGTGAACTTTGGTGGACCATACCTGATCACCCACCAGGCCCTACTTATCCGCCAGGACGATGAGCGCATCGAGACCCTCGAAGACCTCGACAACGGACTCATTCTTTGCTCCGTCTCCGGTTCCACCCCTGCCCAGAAGGTAAAGGATGTCCTTCCAGGCGTACAGCTCCAGGAATACGACACCTACTCTTCCTGTGTGGAGGCACTCTCCCAGGGCAACGTTGACGCCATGACCACTGATGCCACCATCCTCTTCGGCTACTCCCAGCAGTACGAAGGCGACTTCCGAGTTGTAGAAATGGAAAAGGACGGCGAGGCATTCACCAACGAATACTATGGCATCGGATTGAAGAAGGATGACAAAGAAGGCACCGATGCCATTAATGCAGCTCTTGAGCGCATGTACGCAGACGGAACCTTCCAGCGTCTACTCACCGAGAATCTCGGCGAAGACTCTGTCGTGGTTGAAGAAGGCACCCCAGGTGACCTCTCCTTCCTCGACGCCAGCTAG
- the gluC gene encoding glutamate ABC transporter permease GluC, producing the protein MSTLWADLGPSIFSAFWVTIKLTVYSAIGAMILGTILTAMRVSPVKILRTLSTAYINTVRNTPLTLVVLFCSFGLYQNLGMTLAGRESSTFLADNNFRLAVLGFIMYTSTFVAESLRSGINTVHFGQAEAARSLGLGFGDTFRSIIFPQALRAAIVPLGNTLIALTKNTTIASVIGVGEASLLMKSTIENHANMLFVVFAIFAVGFMILTLPMGLGLGKLSERLAVKK; encoded by the coding sequence ATGAGCACATTGTGGGCGGATCTGGGTCCGTCGATATTTTCAGCTTTTTGGGTGACTATCAAACTCACCGTCTACTCAGCCATTGGCGCCATGATTTTGGGTACTATCCTCACCGCAATGAGGGTCTCCCCTGTTAAAATCCTCCGCACCCTGTCCACAGCGTATATCAACACCGTTCGAAACACCCCACTTACTCTTGTCGTATTGTTCTGCTCCTTTGGTCTTTATCAAAACCTCGGTATGACTCTGGCAGGGCGTGAAAGTTCTACCTTCCTCGCGGATAATAACTTCCGCTTGGCTGTCCTCGGATTCATCATGTACACCTCAACATTTGTTGCTGAGTCTTTGCGTTCCGGCATCAACACTGTCCACTTCGGACAGGCAGAAGCCGCACGCTCCTTGGGCCTAGGTTTCGGAGACACCTTCCGTTCCATCATTTTCCCACAGGCCTTGCGCGCAGCGATCGTTCCTTTAGGCAATACGCTTATCGCATTGACCAAAAACACCACCATTGCATCTGTCATCGGTGTCGGCGAAGCATCCTTGCTGATGAAATCCACAATTGAAAATCATGCCAATATGCTGTTCGTGGTATTCGCCATCTTCGCCGTTGGTTTCATGATTCTCACCCTGCCCATGGGCCTTGGACTGGGTAAACTCTCTGAGCGTTTGGCGGTGAAGAAATAA
- a CDS encoding amino acid ABC transporter permease, whose amino-acid sequence MLSDNGQLDAAKWTPFLNSQTWTTYILPGLWGTLKSAIFSVILALVMGVALGLGRISEIRVLRWFCAVIIETFRAIPVLILMIFAYQLFAQYHVVPSSQLAFAAVVFGLTMYNGSVIAEILRSGIASLPKGQKEAAIALGMSSRQTTWSILLPQAVASMLPALISQMVIALKDSALGYQIGYIEVVRSGIQSASVNRNYLAALFVVALIMILLNFSLTTLASRIERQLRAGRARKNIIAKVPEQPDQGLDTKDNVNVDWQDPDYKDLKTPGVQ is encoded by the coding sequence ATCTTGTCTGATAATGGTCAATTAGACGCCGCCAAATGGACACCATTCCTCAACTCCCAAACGTGGACAACCTACATCCTGCCGGGTCTATGGGGAACGCTTAAATCAGCTATTTTCTCCGTCATCTTGGCATTAGTCATGGGTGTTGCTTTAGGACTAGGACGAATCTCTGAAATTAGAGTGCTCCGCTGGTTCTGCGCAGTCATCATTGAAACTTTCCGCGCAATTCCAGTGCTGATCCTGATGATTTTCGCGTACCAGCTGTTCGCTCAGTACCACGTCGTGCCATCCAGCCAGCTCGCTTTCGCAGCTGTTGTCTTCGGTTTGACCATGTACAACGGTTCTGTGATTGCAGAGATCCTGCGTTCCGGTATCGCTTCCTTGCCTAAGGGACAGAAGGAAGCTGCCATTGCTTTGGGTATGTCTTCACGCCAAACTACCTGGTCCATTCTGCTGCCACAGGCTGTGGCTTCCATGCTTCCTGCACTGATTTCTCAGATGGTTATTGCACTGAAAGACTCCGCACTTGGCTACCAGATTGGCTACATCGAAGTTGTCCGTTCCGGTATTCAGTCTGCTTCCGTCAACCGCAACTACCTGGCAGCACTCTTCGTTGTCGCACTCATCATGATTCTTCTCAACTTCTCCCTCACCACGTTGGCATCGCGAATTGAGCGCCAACTACGTGCGGGACGAGCTCGAAAGAACATCATTGCCAAGGTCCCTGAGCAGCCAGATCAAGGTCTGGACACCAAGGATAATGTCAATGTGGATTGGCAGGATCCCGATTATAAGGATCTGAAAACTCCTGGAGTGCAGTAG